From one Halosimplex rubrum genomic stretch:
- a CDS encoding transcription initiation factor IIB translates to MATIDPYQRTFDEQPDEPIPADDCPECAGRLRTDGGETRCTDCGLVVEACRVDRRGPRTFDEDDTDRRRTGAPLTEARHDRGLSTKIGYSTDGNGNALSGRKQRQLARLRREHTRAKWRSKAERNLAHGCTEIARLVGALGLDHDDREQASALFRSAQQADLLRGRSIEAFAAAAVYAVCRCTAATRTLGEVASVAQCARGKVTNAYDVLNDDLGLPAPPQRPRAFIPALASAMDVPTETESHARALAERAWAAGESLGTHPAGFAAGSLAVACRDHGVDIVQQDLASEADVTPNTVRAHRDTIEADREAWAR, encoded by the coding sequence ATGGCGACGATAGATCCCTACCAGCGGACGTTCGACGAACAGCCCGACGAACCGATCCCGGCCGACGACTGCCCGGAATGTGCCGGCCGACTCAGAACCGACGGCGGCGAGACCCGGTGTACCGACTGCGGCCTCGTCGTCGAGGCCTGTCGCGTCGACCGACGCGGGCCGCGCACCTTCGACGAGGACGACACCGACCGGCGACGGACGGGCGCGCCGCTGACCGAAGCGCGCCACGACCGGGGCCTCTCGACGAAGATCGGCTACTCGACCGACGGCAACGGCAACGCCCTCTCCGGCCGGAAACAGCGCCAGCTCGCCCGATTGCGCCGCGAGCACACCCGCGCGAAGTGGCGCTCGAAGGCCGAACGCAACCTCGCCCACGGCTGTACGGAGATCGCCCGCCTCGTCGGGGCGCTCGGGCTCGACCACGACGACCGCGAGCAGGCGAGTGCGCTCTTCCGGAGCGCCCAGCAGGCCGACCTGCTCCGCGGCCGGTCCATCGAAGCCTTCGCCGCGGCGGCCGTCTACGCGGTGTGTCGCTGCACGGCGGCCACGCGGACCCTGGGCGAGGTTGCATCGGTCGCCCAGTGTGCCCGGGGGAAGGTCACCAACGCCTACGACGTACTCAACGACGATCTCGGCCTCCCAGCCCCACCGCAGCGCCCGCGGGCGTTCATCCCGGCGCTGGCCTCGGCGATGGACGTGCCCACAGAAACGGAGTCACACGCCCGCGCCCTCGCCGAGCGCGCCTGGGCGGCCGGCGAGAGTCTCGGGACGCACCCGGCGGGGTTCGCCGCGGGCTCGCTCGCCGTCGCCTGTCGGGATCACGGCGTGGACATCGTCCAGCAGGATCTGGCGAGCGAAGCCGATGTCACACCGAACACAGTCCGCGCACATCGCGATACCATCGAGGCCGACCGGGAGGCGTGGGCCCGATGA